Proteins encoded by one window of Chrysemys picta bellii isolate R12L10 chromosome 10, ASM1138683v2, whole genome shotgun sequence:
- the ARHGDIG gene encoding rho GDP-dissociation inhibitor 3 isoform X1 yields MLGSDACEFGGQLLELLRLAVCARDIMVDKDGVMPPLEEEMDDVDLAYRAPEKKTLQEIQQLDEGDESLNKYKRVLLGPIPVGVDPSVANVTLTRLTLLCDQAPGPITMDLTGNLEALKSQSFVLKEGVDYRVKISFKVNKEIVCGLKYLHHTYRKGLKVDKDVYMMGSYGPRAEEYEFLTPPDEAPKGVLVRGTYHIKSFFTDDDRTDHLSWEWHLCIKKDWKD; encoded by the exons ATGCTGGGCTCGGACGCGTGCGAGTTCGGcgggcagctgctggagctgctgcGGCTGGCGGTGTGCGCCCGAG ATATCATGGTGGACAAGGATGGTGTGATGCCCCccctggaggaggagatggatgaTGTGGACTTGGCGTACAGGGCCCCGGAGAAGAAGACCCTCCAGGAAATCCAGCAGCTGGATGAGGGCGATGAGAGCTTGAACAAATACAAGCGGGTGCTGCTGGGACCCATCCCAGTGGGTGTCG ATCCCAGCGTGGCTAACGTCACCTTGACGAGACTGACTCTGCTGTGTGACCAGGCTCCAGGGCCCATCACCATGGACTTAACAG GGAATCTGGAGGCGCTGAAGAGCCAGTCATTTGTGCTGAAGGAAGGGGTGGATTACAGAGTGAAGATCTCGTTCAAG GTGAACAAAGAGATTGTCTGTGGCCTGAAGTATTTGCATCATACCTACAGGAAAGGCTTGAAAG TGGATAAAGACGTCTACATGATGGGCAGCTATGGACCCCGCGCTGAGGAGTACGAGTTCCTGACCCCCCCGGACGAGGCCCCCAAAGGCGTGCTGGTACGGGGCACCTACCACATCAAATCCTTCTTCACTGACGACGACAGAACGGACCATCTCTCCTGGGAGTGGCACCTCTGTATAAAGAAGGACTGGAAGGATTga
- the ARHGDIG gene encoding rho GDP-dissociation inhibitor 3 isoform X2, with product MRCFVLDIMVDKDGVMPPLEEEMDDVDLAYRAPEKKTLQEIQQLDEGDESLNKYKRVLLGPIPVGVDPSVANVTLTRLTLLCDQAPGPITMDLTGNLEALKSQSFVLKEGVDYRVKISFKVNKEIVCGLKYLHHTYRKGLKVDKDVYMMGSYGPRAEEYEFLTPPDEAPKGVLVRGTYHIKSFFTDDDRTDHLSWEWHLCIKKDWKD from the exons ATGCGGTGCTTTGTGCTTG ATATCATGGTGGACAAGGATGGTGTGATGCCCCccctggaggaggagatggatgaTGTGGACTTGGCGTACAGGGCCCCGGAGAAGAAGACCCTCCAGGAAATCCAGCAGCTGGATGAGGGCGATGAGAGCTTGAACAAATACAAGCGGGTGCTGCTGGGACCCATCCCAGTGGGTGTCG ATCCCAGCGTGGCTAACGTCACCTTGACGAGACTGACTCTGCTGTGTGACCAGGCTCCAGGGCCCATCACCATGGACTTAACAG GGAATCTGGAGGCGCTGAAGAGCCAGTCATTTGTGCTGAAGGAAGGGGTGGATTACAGAGTGAAGATCTCGTTCAAG GTGAACAAAGAGATTGTCTGTGGCCTGAAGTATTTGCATCATACCTACAGGAAAGGCTTGAAAG TGGATAAAGACGTCTACATGATGGGCAGCTATGGACCCCGCGCTGAGGAGTACGAGTTCCTGACCCCCCCGGACGAGGCCCCCAAAGGCGTGCTGGTACGGGGCACCTACCACATCAAATCCTTCTTCACTGACGACGACAGAACGGACCATCTCTCCTGGGAGTGGCACCTCTGTATAAAGAAGGACTGGAAGGATTga